The Kineothrix sp. IPX-CK genomic interval CGTAACGCAGAGCATTATTATCATCCACTGTGAAGTTCAGCAATGTTTTAGTTCCAAAATTAAAAGATAACTCATGGAAAACATCAGCCGTAGCAACAATTCTTGTTTGCAAAAGATTGGTAGCAGCGCCAAACTCCGATACATTACAAAAGCCTAGTATTTCATATGTATATTCGTGTTCAGATGAATCTCTTAATATGAAGGAGGAACCGATTTTATAACCAAGAGCCTGAAAAGCGATAGGTAAGTATAGCCCGCTTTTATTTTCCTGGGGATCCCAAATATCGATCCGGGAAATAGAACGTTCTGTATTTATATTTTGAATGAACAAGGATGCGGGACTGGGGCTGCTGGTATTAGGTGAGTAGTATTTACCGGAAAATGAGATGATATCTTCGGCATTTACGCCGGTAACATGTTCTTTTGCTTCCAGAAAGATTGCAAAATCTTCATAATACATATTGGCTGAAAAAAGAATATAGCAATCAGTTCCATTTAACTTCTCGCTTTGAGACTCAAAAGAGGAGTTAACTTCTCCGGTTGATAGTACCATGTTAAAAAAGCAGGATGCGATCATCACGATAATGGCGAATGAAATGACACCACTATGCCTTCGTTTCAAATTTGTAAGTGCTAAATGTAATGAAATCATTAAAGCTTCTCCTTTACCAATTGTTCTCCTGAAGGAAATCCCGGGCTTTCTTAAAGCGATCTTCCATATCCGCCTCCGAATATTTATTCAGATGAAGTTCTCCGCATACCTTACCATCCATCAGGTAAATGATACGGTCAGCCCTGATGGCAGCTTTTATATCGTGTGTTACCATTACAATACTCTGGCCGTTTTGATTTACTTTTGTCAGAATATCCAGGACATCTTTGCCCGAGGAAGAATTGAGTGCTCCGGTAGGTTCATCCGCAAATAGGATGTCGGGCTCATTGATTAAAGAGCGGATAAGAGCGGCACGCTGCCTTTCGCCGCCGGATAATTGGGTAGGAAATTTACTCCATATTTCTTCTGTTAATCCAACCTGAAGAAAAAGCTCCTTCGCACGTTTGATAATTGCGGGCTTGTTATTGTTTACAAGATATCCGGCAGTGAGAACATTATCCAAAATGCTCATATTTTCCAGAAGATAGATGTTTTGAAATACAAATCCGCAATGTTTTTTTCTGAAGTTAGCTAGCTCATCGCTGCTAAACTTCTGGATTTCAGTACCTTGAAAAATAATCTTGCCAAGGGTAGGAGTGTCCATCCCGGATAATGCGTATAAAAGAGTAGTCTTACCTGAGCCTGAGCTTCCCATTATAATGGTAAAATCACCTTCATAAATATCGATATCTAAATTACAGAGGACATGCTGCTGTTGCCCATCCGATGAAAACGTCTTACATAATTGTTTGGTTTGTAAAAGTAATCTATTCATATATTGTTCCTTTCATATTTCTTCTAGTATCAATATAACAAATAAAATAGGAATAATCTTTTCCGGCAATTAAACAAATCCTTGTCAAATTCTTAATCATTGTTTTTCATATAGAAGCAAGAACAAAAGTGTGCTTCGCGCACTCCCGCAGTCAAATACCTTAACAGTACAACTTTTGTTCCGCGCTCATAGCTGCGCATCCATTTTTATGTAATAGGAGAACTTTCCTATTACACTAAAAAAGACCACTTATAAAGTGATCTTTTCAAATACTACTTATGCAAGGCTAACATCGATTGCTTGTAGTCCATGAGTACTTTTTGCAACATCAAATCAAATATTACAGATTGACCTTCGTCTATTGTTTTATATTGTACGAAGTCATTATCATCCTGAACGTCCGAGATGAAACCAGCACCTTTTTGCGAGTCAAGCCATTTTGCCGTACTATTATTCATGAAAGATACCTCCTTAAAAATTAATCATATTTTATAAAATCAAAAAAATCACATACCTTTCATAAATCATCACAATAATGACTTACAAAAAATATGTGAAATCAAAACCTCATTAGAATATTTTTGTATTATAGCACAGAAAAAAATAGAAAGCAAGAAAAAAATTATAATATATCAAAATTAATTAAAAAAAACAGAGGATTATAGATGACCACGAATGATATGTTATGACATTGTGAAAAATAAGTATGACCTTGCAATCGATGGTAATAAAATAAAGAAAGAGGAGCATATGAAACATATTGCAATTCTGGCCGATACTCATGGCCTGCTACTCGAACATGTCATGGCTGAGCTGGCTGCAGCTGATTGTGTCATCCACGCCGGAGATATCAACACGCCATATGTTATCGAGTCTATAAGACAGCTCGGAAAGACCTATGCGGTGCGCGGTAACAACGACGGGGACTGGGCGGAAGCTCTGCCTAAGAGCATTACTGTCACTATTGAAGGAGTGAGATTCTTTATTGTTCATAACAAGAAGGATATTCCCCAATATTTGGCAAATGTGGACGTGGTAATCTATGGACATTCCCATAAATATTCCGCAGAAGTTACTGACGAAGTGCTGCTTCTTAATCCGGGAAGCTGCGGTAAACGACGTTTTAATCTGGAGCTCACCATGTGCCGCATGATTGTAGACGCAGGCCATTATAAGTACGAAAAAGTGATGATACCCTGTGGCAATCCCAAAGACCGATTATCGGATACAAAACAGGATTGAGTAATTCGTCTGCTGAGCAGCCTGGACAAGGTTGGAAAGACATTGTCATAAATTTTTTAATAAGAATAACAGTTTTTCTAGTATAAATAAACATAGAAAAAAATAATAGTATTTGCTATTATTTTTACTAGAGGGGAAAATAAACTTATGATGAGGGTAGTATATGAAAATAACAATAGTCAGAATCGAAAATAGAATAGTAACATGCTCAATTGATAAAGAACCATGTTCTTTCATTGATATCGCACGCAGATGGTTCGCGGAAGACATCCAGGAAGGTGACACGATAGAAATAAATATAGTTGATAACTAAAATGTTTTCCATTTTCCGGTGCGGTACTGCGAGTAAGAGATTGCTAAGTTGGTCATCCAACCAATGGGAACAGCATACCACACCATTGAAATACCAAAATGTGGAGACATAGTAAGTGCAATAATGACCCGGAGTGATAAGTTTGCCAAATTTGCAATGGTAAACATTTTCATGTCGGCAGCTCCTCGAAGCAGTCCATCGGTACTCATCTTTAATCCCAATAAGATGTAAAAGAAACCCATAAAGCGCAAATAGCCGGTTCCGGTCTGAAATGCCAGATGGGTTCCGCCGCTTCCCAGAAATAATCCGACAATGGGCGTATGGAAGTTTTCCAGTATGATGCAGATAACAACAGCAAATAATAGGATATATCCGTTTACCACATGATATCCTTTTCTAACACGATCCTGTTTTCCGGCGCCCAGATTCTGTGCAGTGTAGGACGACATGGCATTTCCTATGGCTGCCATAGGAACAATGCAAATACTTTCCACCCTCATAGCGGAGGAAAATCCAGCCAGTACTTCACTGCCGAAACTGTTTACCACCGATTGAACCAAAAGCATACCGATAGCTACAGTCGATTGCTGCAGAATGGATGGTAACGCTACCTTTGACATTTCAGTAAGGGCGGATGTGTCAAAAGCAGTTTCGAGATAGGAAGAGTATTTTTTGAATTCCTGAATCAGCAGAATAAAGGAAAGTACAACAGATACACCTTGCGCTATAAAGGTCGCCCATGCAGCACCTTTTACGCCAAGCTCCATATAATATACCATAAAAACTGACAGTCCAATATTAAATAGAGAGGAGAAAATCAAAAGGTACAAAGGAATCCGAGATTTACCAATGGCGTTAAATATAGCGGAAATTATATTATACATAAATAAAAATGGAAGTCCCCAGAAATAAATTGCAAGATAGTCAGAAGCCATATCGAGTATGTTTTCAGGGGTGTTTAAATAAATCATAAAGGTACGGCCAAAGATTAGTCCCAATGCAGCTAAGACAACGCTTAATAATAAAAATGATATCAGTGCCGTGGAAGCAGACTGTATCATTTTTTTATAATTCCCCGCTCCTAAATAATGACTTGTGATAACAGTAGCTCCCACGCCGCCTCCTATGGCAATACAAATAAATACGTTGGTGAAAGAATAGGAAGCGCCAATTGCTGCAAGAGCATCCTCGCTTACAAAACGGCCGACAATGATTGAATCGGCCATAGTATAAAATTGCTGAAATAAATTACCTATGATCATAGGCAAGGTAAACAGAGCCAGTGCCCTGGCAGGTTTATTGTTGATTAGATATTCTTTGTCCATTTTAGATTTCCTATTATTGATTGTATTTAATACTTTCTGTCACATTCGTATTCACATATACATTTCGTCGTAAGGGTTTCTTCTGTTTTGACAGAATTAATCTCTTTATTAAATTGTTCGAGTATTTGTTTCATGAAATCAATATTTACAAGATAATGCATATGATATCCCATTTTTGATCCTGTTATAATACCGGTTTTTTTTAGAATGTTCATTTGCTGAGAGACAGCAGGTTCGCTGATTGCAAGTTTTTTGGAAATCGCCCGGACGCAGTAATGACGTTCCATTAACAGACGAAGGATCTGATATCTGGTGGGGTCTGTGATTATATGCAATGTCTGGATAAAATCCATAGAACATCCTCCTTCTTCCATCTGCATAAGTTTAATTAAGGATTTCCTTAATTAAACATAGAATAACTCTATTATTTGAGTTTGTCAAGAAAGGAAAGCGTTTCCCGTGCGCATTTTATTACTTTCCACATTTTCAACTCATTCTTTGTAAATGTGCCCTTTGGTTGACTAATGATTCGAAGTTCCATATGTTAAATATCATGAATATAAAAAGTCCTGGAATACCGTATAAATACGATAATCCAGGACTTTTTTAAAGAGCAGGGGCAGTAGGAATCGAACCCACATCGATGGTTTTGGAGACCACTGTTCTACCCTTGAACTATGCCCCTATGTCCGGCCTTTTTAGACCGCCGAATCATATTATAGCATAAGGATTATTTGATAGCAAGACATATTTTGCAAAAATCAGACCGTTTTTTTATACTCTTTCGCGGGAGCCGTAGAGGCTCTTTCGATGTATTGGGCGTGGAGCATTGTGCGGCTGATGGAAACGTGGTTGATCAACCCGTTCAGCGCGAAATAGCCGCATTTTCCAAGTTCTGCCCTGTTCTGCCTTATAGTAGTAAGGGGAGGGTCCAAGTGGGCTGAAATCGGCAAATCATCGAAGCCGATAACGCTGATGTCCTCAGGAACACGAAAGCCATGCATACTGCATTCCATGATGACACCGGAAGCGATTAAATCGTTTCCGCAGAGGATGGCGGTAGCACCTTGCGCAAGGAAGGACGGGATATGATATTTTGCACTCTCGGCAACGTAATAGCCATATGCGGTCAGCTTCTCGTTGAAGGGAAGGTTATGAGAAGCAAGACTGTCCAAGTATGCCTGCATACGTTGCTCAGAGACCATGGAGTTGGGAGAGCCATTCAAAAAGGCGATGTTCTTATGACCTAAGGAAATTAAATGTTCCATGGCGATATCGATGCCTTCAAAGCTGTCCGTTCCCACATAAGCCACGTTGGGATTCTTTCTTATATAGTTATCGAAGAGTACGGTGGGAATCGTGGTGGAGTTAAGCTGGCCCATCCAATTATCCTGAAGAGAAAAACCAAGAAGAAAGCCGCCGCGATAGCCGTTTTTCAGCATGTAGGTGTCATATTTTTCCTGCATCTGAAAAGTGGGATTGATGGGAAGTACGGTAATGTCCCATTTGTCCCGGTATGCCGCCTGCTTAAAGCCTAAGATAATTTCATAACCGAACTGGTTGTTCGTCTCATAATCCATATTCTCAATAAAAACACAAAGTTTTTTGTGTTCTTCTTTTTTCATTTTCTTCGTAGTATATCCGATTTCCACTGCCGTATCAAGGACGGTCTGCCGCAAAGCCTCGCTGATGTCGCTGGCTCCGTTCAAGCCCTTCGATACGGTACTGACGGATATCCCCAGTTTATTTGCAATATCTTTAATCGTTGCCATAAGGTTTCCTTTTCTGTTGTCTGTCACTTTATAATTTTCAAGCTAATCTTTTTTGCATCGTTTTTTATTCTTTTTATTGTCTTAGATTCCTATAAACAGTATATAAGTAAAACAAAATGATTTCAAGTCATATTATTTTTTCGAATATTTTCTATAGAACAAAAAAATAATTAACAAAAAACATAAGTTGAAATCAGTAAAATTGTCAAAAATTATAATAAAACTATTATAATCATTGACAAAGCTGTTATAAAAGTGATAAATTCATGTCAGATACGAAACTTTACGAAAAATTAAAAACATACCTATAGGGATGGAGGCAAAGGCAATGGGTAAAAAAAGATTTACAAGAGGAGCTGGAATCCTGTTATCGATTACAAGTTTGCCTTCAGCATATGGAATAGGGACATTGGGGGAGGAAGCTTTCCGGTTTGTGGATTTGCTGGTGGATTTGAAACAGCGGTATTGGCAGGTATTGCCGATTGGTCCTACAAGCTTCGGTGACAGTCCTTATCAATCCTTTTCCGCCTTTGCGGGCAATCCATATATGATAGATTTGGATGATTTGGTAAAAGACGGTCTTTTGAAAAGAGAAGAAATCAGAAGTTACAACTGGGGAAGTGACGAGCATGATATCAATTATGCCGTTTTATATAACAACAGATTCAGGGTGCTGGAGCAGGCCTATGGCCGCTTTGACAGAAAGAATACGGATTTTCTTTCCTTTTGTGAGGAGAAAAAGGAATGGTTGGAGGATTACAGCCTCTTTATGGCGATAAAGTCGGAGTCTGAGGGCAAGGAGTGGCTAAGTTTCCACAAGGAACTTCGAGAGCATGAGGCCAAGGCGGTTTCAGCTTATAAGCGTAAGAACGAAGAAAAAACAGGCTTCTGGAAATTCTGTCAATACAAATTTTTTATCCAGTGGAGCCGGTTTAAGTCTTATGCCAACAGCAGAGGGATCGAGATAATCGGAGATGTCCCTCTTTATGTGGCTTTGGACAGTGCAGATGTATGGGGGCATAGAGAAATGTTTCAACTAGGCCCGGATGGAATGCCGGACAGGGTGGCAGGCTGTCCGCCGGACGCATATTCCGCAGACGGTCAGAAATGGGGAAACCCGCTGTATGACTGGAAGCGGATAGAGAAAGAAAGCTTTTGCTGGTGGCGTATGCGGATGAAGGAGAATGCCAGACTGTACGATGCAATGCGGATCGATAATTTCAGCGGTCTTTTGAAATATTATAGCATTCCCTTTGAAAAAGGCGGTGTGAAGGATGGAAAGTGGGAAAAAGGTCCGGGAAAGAAATTCTTAGACATTATGGAAGAAGAATCGGGCGAATGCAAGATTATGGTAGAGGACCTGGGACCCTGTGTACCAGCAGTCAAAAAGATGCGGGAGAAGATGGAATGGCCCGGAATGAAGGTACTGCAGTTCGCTTTCGGCGGAGACATTTCTTCAGAATATCTTCCTCATAATTACATAGACAGAAATACCGCCGTTTATGCGGGGACACACGATAATGAGACAATTGTAGGCAGCTATCGGGATAAGACAGAATATGAGCTTGCTTTTTTATATGAATATCTAAACATAGATTCCAAGGATGCGATTCCGGATGCCTTCATAAGGCTCGCTTATTCCAGCATTGCGGATGTGGTGATTTTACAGATGCAGGATATTCTGAAGCTGGGAAACGAAGCGAGGATGAACCACCCTTCTACGGTAGGGAGCAATTGGCGCTGGCGGGTATGGCACGACTGTTTAAGCGAAGAGCGGCGGACGTGGATAAGGACCATATCTACCATATATAGGCGTTAGAATGTTACTATCCGGCCATCAACTTGCGATGAAACCGCAGGCGAAATAGCGACGTAATAACATCTGGTATAAGATGTGCAAAGCACATTTTATATATAAGGGTGAGAGCCCTGAGACAATATTGAGACAAGGTCAAAGAGAAAAGGAGAGGAAAATTAATGAAAAAGAAAATGTTAGCATTGTTCATGACAGCTGCTATGGTGGCATCTTTGGCAGGCTGCGGAAGTACGGCGGCTACAACGACAGAGGCTCCGGCCGAGACGACAGAAGAAGCACCTGCGGAGGAGGCTGCCCCGGCAGAAGAAGCGGAAATAGAAGAGGAAGAAGCGCTTACTGCTGAAATTCTCGTATGGGGGCCTTCCGAGGATCAGTCAGCAGAAAACGGTAACTGGCTTCCTACTATGTGTGAGCAGTTCGCAGCACTTCATCCGAACTGGGATATCACATTTACCTATGGCGTATGCGCGGAAGGCGAGGCGAAGGCTACCGTAACGCAGGATGTTGAAGCAGCGGCGGATGTATATATGTTTGCAAACGATAACCTTTCAGAATTAGTCGCTTCGAACGCTATTGCAAGATTGGGCGGCGAGACGGAAAACTATGTTAAGAGTACAAATTCCCAGGCGATAGTAGATTCTGTATCCCTTGATGGAGCGGTTTACGGCGTTCCTTTTACAACGAATACATGGTTTATGTACTATGACAAGAGCGTATTTTCTGAGGAAGAGGCCTCTAACCTGGATACGATGATCGCAAAAGCGAAGGTTGCATTCCCTCTTACCGACTCATGGTATATTGCTTCTTTCTATGTGGCGAACGGATGCACTCTGTTTGGAAATAGCAACGACGAAGCGCAGGGAATCGATTTTAGCGGCGACAAAGCGACTGCAGTAACGGAATATCTCGTAGATTTGGCGGCTGACCCGAACTTTGTAAACGACGCTGACGGTGCAGGACTTGCAGGCTTACGCGACGGAAGCATCTCCGCAAAATTCTCAGGTTCCTGGGACTATGCGGCAGTAAAAGAGGCTCTCGGTGATAACTTCGGGGCAAGAGAACTTCCTACGATTACAATTAACGGCGAAGAAAAGCAGATGATGGCGTTTGCGGGTTCCAAGGCGATCGGTGTTAATCCTAACAGCGATAATATGCAGGTTGCAGTTGCTCTTGCAAGTTATTTGGGAAGTGCGGACGCACAGAAGGCACATTATGAAATGAGAAACATCATTCCATGTAATACGGAGCTTTTGGCAGAACCTGCACTTCAGAGCGACGCTCTCGTAGCAGCGCAGAATGCGGCTTTCGACAACACAGCTATTATCCAGCCGTTCGTAGCAGCCATGGGCAATTACTGGACTCCTGCTGAGAACATGGGTAGAGCATTTGTTAACAAAGAAGTAACGCATGCAAACGCAGCGGAAAAAACAGAGGCCCTCAACGATTCATTGAATACATCGGTAGTGGAATAATAGACGGTAAAAAAGTGATAGCTTCCGGGGTGTCCGTAACTTTTGCGGGCACCTTGGGGTATCTTTCGCTTCAGGAGGTTACAGCATGGGAGAAGGAAAAATGAAAGTAAAAGAGTTCGCAACGCCTTATACGTTAGGTAATGCGGTAAAGAAAGGCGATTTGGCAACAAAGCTGTCCATGCTGTTTATGGGAGCGGGAAACATTGCGCGCGGACAGATAGTTAAAGGACTTTTATTTCTCGCGATTGAAATAAGCTATATTTTATTCATGATTCAGAATGGTATACATAACTTGGCGATGATGCCCTCCCTGGGCACACAGGCCCAGCAGGAAATATGGAA includes:
- a CDS encoding ABC transporter ATP-binding protein, translating into MNRLLLQTKQLCKTFSSDGQQQHVLCNLDIDIYEGDFTIIMGSSGSGKTTLLYALSGMDTPTLGKIIFQGTEIQKFSSDELANFRKKHCGFVFQNIYLLENMSILDNVLTAGYLVNNNKPAIIKRAKELFLQVGLTEEIWSKFPTQLSGGERQRAALIRSLINEPDILFADEPTGALNSSSGKDVLDILTKVNQNGQSIVMVTHDIKAAIRADRIIYLMDGKVCGELHLNKYSEADMEDRFKKARDFLQENNW
- a CDS encoding cold-shock protein — encoded protein: MNNSTAKWLDSQKGAGFISDVQDDNDFVQYKTIDEGQSVIFDLMLQKVLMDYKQSMLALHK
- a CDS encoding metallophosphoesterase family protein, with amino-acid sequence MICYDIVKNKYDLAIDGNKIKKEEHMKHIAILADTHGLLLEHVMAELAAADCVIHAGDINTPYVIESIRQLGKTYAVRGNNDGDWAEALPKSITVTIEGVRFFIVHNKKDIPQYLANVDVVIYGHSHKYSAEVTDEVLLLNPGSCGKRRFNLELTMCRMIVDAGHYKYEKVMIPCGNPKDRLSDTKQD
- a CDS encoding MATE family efflux transporter, encoding MDKEYLINNKPARALALFTLPMIIGNLFQQFYTMADSIIVGRFVSEDALAAIGASYSFTNVFICIAIGGGVGATVITSHYLGAGNYKKMIQSASTALISFLLLSVVLAALGLIFGRTFMIYLNTPENILDMASDYLAIYFWGLPFLFMYNIISAIFNAIGKSRIPLYLLIFSSLFNIGLSVFMVYYMELGVKGAAWATFIAQGVSVVLSFILLIQEFKKYSSYLETAFDTSALTEMSKVALPSILQQSTVAIGMLLVQSVVNSFGSEVLAGFSSAMRVESICIVPMAAIGNAMSSYTAQNLGAGKQDRVRKGYHVVNGYILLFAVVICIILENFHTPIVGLFLGSGGTHLAFQTGTGYLRFMGFFYILLGLKMSTDGLLRGAADMKMFTIANLANLSLRVIIALTMSPHFGISMVWYAVPIGWMTNLAISYSQYRTGKWKTF
- a CDS encoding metalloregulator ArsR/SmtB family transcription factor, whose product is MDFIQTLHIITDPTRYQILRLLMERHYCVRAISKKLAISEPAVSQQMNILKKTGIITGSKMGYHMHYLVNIDFMKQILEQFNKEINSVKTEETLTTKCICEYECDRKY
- a CDS encoding LacI family DNA-binding transcriptional regulator produces the protein MATIKDIANKLGISVSTVSKGLNGASDISEALRQTVLDTAVEIGYTTKKMKKEEHKKLCVFIENMDYETNNQFGYEIILGFKQAAYRDKWDITVLPINPTFQMQEKYDTYMLKNGYRGGFLLGFSLQDNWMGQLNSTTIPTVLFDNYIRKNPNVAYVGTDSFEGIDIAMEHLISLGHKNIAFLNGSPNSMVSEQRMQAYLDSLASHNLPFNEKLTAYGYYVAESAKYHIPSFLAQGATAILCGNDLIASGVIMECSMHGFRVPEDISVIGFDDLPISAHLDPPLTTIRQNRAELGKCGYFALNGLINHVSISRTMLHAQYIERASTAPAKEYKKTV
- the malQ gene encoding 4-alpha-glucanotransferase, with product MGKKRFTRGAGILLSITSLPSAYGIGTLGEEAFRFVDLLVDLKQRYWQVLPIGPTSFGDSPYQSFSAFAGNPYMIDLDDLVKDGLLKREEIRSYNWGSDEHDINYAVLYNNRFRVLEQAYGRFDRKNTDFLSFCEEKKEWLEDYSLFMAIKSESEGKEWLSFHKELREHEAKAVSAYKRKNEEKTGFWKFCQYKFFIQWSRFKSYANSRGIEIIGDVPLYVALDSADVWGHREMFQLGPDGMPDRVAGCPPDAYSADGQKWGNPLYDWKRIEKESFCWWRMRMKENARLYDAMRIDNFSGLLKYYSIPFEKGGVKDGKWEKGPGKKFLDIMEEESGECKIMVEDLGPCVPAVKKMREKMEWPGMKVLQFAFGGDISSEYLPHNYIDRNTAVYAGTHDNETIVGSYRDKTEYELAFLYEYLNIDSKDAIPDAFIRLAYSSIADVVILQMQDILKLGNEARMNHPSTVGSNWRWRVWHDCLSEERRTWIRTISTIYRR
- a CDS encoding extracellular solute-binding protein, coding for MKKKMLALFMTAAMVASLAGCGSTAATTTEAPAETTEEAPAEEAAPAEEAEIEEEEALTAEILVWGPSEDQSAENGNWLPTMCEQFAALHPNWDITFTYGVCAEGEAKATVTQDVEAAADVYMFANDNLSELVASNAIARLGGETENYVKSTNSQAIVDSVSLDGAVYGVPFTTNTWFMYYDKSVFSEEEASNLDTMIAKAKVAFPLTDSWYIASFYVANGCTLFGNSNDEAQGIDFSGDKATAVTEYLVDLAADPNFVNDADGAGLAGLRDGSISAKFSGSWDYAAVKEALGDNFGARELPTITINGEEKQMMAFAGSKAIGVNPNSDNMQVAVALASYLGSADAQKAHYEMRNIIPCNTELLAEPALQSDALVAAQNAAFDNTAIIQPFVAAMGNYWTPAENMGRAFVNKEVTHANAAEKTEALNDSLNTSVVE